In a genomic window of Deinococcus aquiradiocola:
- a CDS encoding RluA family pseudouridine synthase yields the protein MNAPTSLHLQATPGRLDSVLSELSGVSRSQIGGWIGQGRVRVDGTPVTRASHKLRGGETIEADVPEPPPSHVEPEDVPLDILFEDDALVAVNKPPGMTTHPAPGVISGTLVNALLGRMTLPAQEGHNEDGSFRPGIVHRLDKDTSGVIVVAKTTPDHARLSEAFRDRATRKTYLAIAIGHWKADRPIDVDAPIGRHPVARQRMAVGGTSFKEAQTRFTPLARLTNPHGQVLTLVQAEPRTGRTHQIRVHLAHLGSPILGDTVYGRASEAMPRHALHAWKLEVPHPRTGEPLQLEAAPPDDLLSAWLALGGELPPVLTGGAAQT from the coding sequence ATGAATGCCCCCACCTCCCTGCACCTGCAGGCCACACCCGGACGCCTGGACAGCGTGCTCAGCGAACTGTCCGGCGTCAGCCGCTCGCAGATCGGCGGCTGGATCGGCCAGGGCCGCGTCCGGGTCGACGGGACGCCCGTCACGCGCGCCAGCCACAAGCTCCGGGGCGGCGAGACCATCGAAGCGGACGTCCCGGAACCGCCGCCCTCTCACGTGGAGCCGGAAGACGTGCCACTCGACATCCTTTTCGAAGACGACGCGCTCGTCGCCGTGAACAAACCGCCCGGCATGACGACGCACCCCGCGCCGGGCGTGATCAGCGGCACGCTCGTGAACGCCCTGCTGGGCCGCATGACGCTGCCCGCGCAGGAGGGCCACAACGAGGACGGCAGCTTCCGGCCCGGCATCGTGCACCGCCTCGACAAGGACACGAGCGGCGTGATCGTGGTCGCCAAGACCACCCCCGACCACGCGCGGCTCAGCGAGGCCTTCCGGGACCGCGCGACCCGCAAGACGTATCTCGCCATCGCCATCGGGCACTGGAAGGCGGACCGGCCCATCGACGTGGACGCACCCATCGGTCGGCACCCGGTCGCGCGGCAGCGCATGGCGGTCGGCGGGACGAGCTTCAAGGAGGCGCAGACGCGGTTCACGCCACTCGCGCGACTCACGAACCCGCACGGTCAGGTGCTGACGCTGGTGCAGGCCGAGCCGCGCACCGGCCGCACGCACCAGATCCGCGTGCACCTCGCGCACCTGGGCAGCCCCATCCTGGGCGACACCGTGTACGGCCGCGCCAGCGAAGCCATGCCGCGCCACGCGCTGCACGCCTGGAAGCTGGAGGTACCGCACCCCCGGACGGGCGAACCGCTGCAGCTGGAGGCCGCGCCGCCCGACGACCTGCTCAGCGCGTGGCTGGCGCTCGGCGGGGAACTCCCGCCCGTCCTGACGGGAGGCGCGGCGCAAACCTGA
- the coaD gene encoding pantetheine-phosphate adenylyltransferase has product MNAVFPGSFDPITNGHMDVLTRAAKIFDHVTVTVMHNARKQGKHLFTLEERLAILRADTAHLPNVSVDSFGGLLVNYMQQQGKGIIVRGLRAVSDYEYELQIAHLNRQLGEVETVFIMAATRWSYVSSSMAREIASYQGDIGSMVPPASAAALRLKFADGQQGQIERGG; this is encoded by the coding sequence ATGAACGCCGTGTTCCCTGGAAGCTTCGACCCCATCACCAACGGTCACATGGACGTGCTGACGCGCGCCGCCAAGATCTTCGACCACGTGACCGTCACCGTGATGCACAACGCCCGCAAGCAGGGAAAGCACCTGTTCACCCTGGAGGAACGTCTCGCGATCCTGCGCGCCGACACCGCCCACCTCCCGAACGTCAGCGTGGACAGCTTCGGCGGCCTGCTCGTCAACTACATGCAGCAGCAGGGCAAGGGCATCATCGTGCGCGGCCTGCGCGCCGTGAGCGACTACGAGTACGAACTGCAGATCGCGCACCTCAACCGCCAGCTGGGCGAGGTGGAGACGGTGTTCATCATGGCCGCCACCCGCTGGAGCTACGTGTCGAGCAGCATGGCGCGCGAGATCGCCAGTTACCAGGGCGACATCGGCAGCATGGTCCCGCCCGCCAGCGCGGCCGCCCTGCGCCTCAAGTTCGCGGACGGACAGCAGGGCCAGATCGAACGCGGCGGCTGA
- a CDS encoding sigma-70 family RNA polymerase sigma factor — protein MTLTDEDLIAQMAQGQQDALRELHQRYAPYLFSLGRRMLQDPTETENCVQDAFLNAWKAALRFDRNLASAKTWLVTIAHRRFLQALRDRPDTGYAIEDWDSPTRSPDQTDKIMAERAVSILTPDERRLVELAYYQGHSHAEVAEVTGIPLGTVKTRLRAALARMKTHLGGE, from the coding sequence ATGACCCTAACCGACGAAGACCTGATCGCTCAGATGGCCCAGGGACAGCAAGACGCCCTGCGCGAACTGCATCAACGCTACGCCCCCTACCTGTTCAGTCTGGGTCGCCGGATGCTCCAGGACCCGACCGAGACGGAAAACTGCGTGCAGGACGCCTTCCTGAACGCCTGGAAGGCCGCCCTGAGGTTTGATCGGAACCTCGCGAGCGCCAAGACGTGGCTCGTGACCATCGCGCACCGCCGCTTCCTGCAGGCCCTGCGCGACCGGCCCGACACCGGCTACGCCATCGAGGACTGGGACTCACCCACCCGCAGCCCCGACCAGACCGACAAGATCATGGCCGAACGCGCCGTGTCCATCCTCACGCCCGACGAACGCCGCCTCGTGGAACTCGCGTACTACCAGGGGCACAGCCATGCCGAGGTCGCCGAGGTGACCGGCATCCCGCTCGGCACCGTCAAGACCCGCCTGCGCGCCGCCCTGGCCCGCATGAAAACCCACCTGGGAGGTGAATAG
- a CDS encoding anti-sigma factor domain-containing protein, whose protein sequence is MLDRHQLTSDLLADYALGFLSPEEAAEVEAALDLHPQAREELNAYLNGLTDLVMDLGPSPVPDGAEDRLMARLNADLAAPTHTRATAAPAPQAAAPAPTPLQVPARRPWLYPVLAVAAAAALAVVLLPTLRGTPHDLAYYQRQPGSVTTPIRTPAGQTVAQVVRLTDGHAYVRMQASVPSGRAYQAWKIENGKPVSLGLFKGQNYVAALPAGTVFAVTVEPETGSDQPTTTPLFANAI, encoded by the coding sequence ATGCTCGACCGACACCAACTCACCAGCGACCTGCTGGCGGACTACGCGCTGGGCTTCCTGAGCCCCGAGGAGGCCGCTGAGGTCGAGGCAGCGCTCGACCTTCACCCTCAGGCGCGCGAGGAACTCAACGCCTACCTGAACGGCCTGACGGACCTCGTCATGGACCTCGGGCCGTCCCCCGTCCCGGACGGCGCGGAAGACCGCCTCATGGCCCGCCTGAACGCCGACCTCGCCGCGCCCACCCACACCCGGGCGACCGCCGCACCCGCACCCCAGGCGGCCGCGCCAGCCCCCACGCCGCTGCAGGTCCCCGCGCGCCGCCCCTGGCTGTACCCGGTCCTCGCCGTCGCCGCCGCAGCCGCCCTGGCCGTCGTCCTGCTCCCCACCCTGCGCGGCACCCCGCACGACCTCGCGTACTACCAGCGCCAGCCGGGTTCCGTCACCACCCCTATCCGTACGCCTGCCGGACAGACCGTCGCGCAGGTCGTCCGCCTCACCGACGGGCACGCCTACGTCCGCATGCAGGCCAGCGTCCCCAGTGGCCGCGCGTACCAGGCGTGGAAGATCGAGAACGGCAAACCCGTCTCGCTCGGCCTGTTCAAAGGTCAGAACTACGTGGCCGCCCTGCCCGCCGGAACGGTCTTCGCCGTCACCGTCGAACCCGAAACCGGCAGCGACCAGCCGACCACCACACCGCTCTTCGCCAACGCCATCTGA
- a CDS encoding superoxide dismutase, producing MTKLELPALPYAYDALEPHIDAQTMTIHHTKHHQAYIDNANKALEGTEMEHMSADEIVKNLASAPADKKGALRNNVGGHVNHSMFWQVMGPDGTGKPSGELASAIDETFGSFEAFKEKLEDAGKTRFGSGWAWLVVQDGKLAVVSTANQDSPLMGAEIAGVSGTPILGVDVWEHAYYLNYQNRRPDYLKAFWNVVNWDEVARRYAAAK from the coding sequence ATGACCAAGCTCGAACTTCCCGCACTCCCCTACGCCTACGACGCGCTGGAACCCCACATCGACGCGCAGACCATGACCATCCACCACACCAAGCACCACCAAGCGTACATCGACAACGCCAACAAGGCGCTCGAAGGCACCGAGATGGAACACATGAGCGCCGACGAGATCGTCAAGAACCTCGCCAGCGCCCCCGCCGACAAGAAAGGCGCGCTGCGCAACAACGTCGGCGGCCACGTCAACCACAGCATGTTCTGGCAGGTCATGGGACCGGACGGCACCGGCAAGCCCAGCGGTGAGCTCGCCAGCGCCATCGACGAGACCTTCGGGTCCTTCGAGGCCTTCAAGGAGAAGCTCGAAGACGCCGGCAAGACCCGCTTCGGGTCCGGCTGGGCGTGGCTCGTGGTGCAGGACGGCAAGCTGGCCGTGGTCAGCACCGCCAACCAGGACAGCCCCCTGATGGGCGCCGAGATCGCGGGCGTGAGCGGCACCCCGATCCTCGGTGTGGACGTGTGGGAGCACGCGTACTACCTGAACTACCAGAACCGTCGCCCCGATTACCTCAAGGCGTTCTGGAACGTCGTGAACTGGGACGAGGTCGCCCGGCGCTACGCCGCCGCGAAGTAA
- a CDS encoding RsmD family RNA methyltransferase → MSLRILGGTARGRAFSVPDSARPSGVRLRKSLFDLLAVRHPDGRFVDLHGGSGAIALEAASRGYTVTVVERDPAAARTLTANAKALALRANIVQGDSGALLTRLGQHDLVFSDPPYTQDIPAFTARVLASGIVAPGGLLMAQHPIQTHLPETDGYDLERKVYGSNALSLYTRHDAPDPQNPEEDTPPPA, encoded by the coding sequence GTGAGCCTCCGCATCCTGGGCGGCACCGCCAGGGGCCGCGCGTTCAGCGTGCCGGACAGCGCCCGCCCCAGCGGCGTCCGCCTCCGCAAGAGCCTCTTCGACCTGCTCGCCGTGCGCCACCCGGACGGCCGCTTCGTGGACCTGCACGGCGGCAGCGGCGCCATCGCGCTCGAAGCGGCCAGCCGCGGGTACACCGTCACGGTCGTCGAACGCGACCCGGCCGCCGCCCGCACCCTCACCGCGAACGCGAAGGCCCTCGCCCTGCGCGCCAACATCGTGCAGGGCGACTCCGGCGCGCTCCTCACGCGGCTCGGCCAGCACGACCTCGTGTTCAGCGACCCGCCCTACACGCAGGACATCCCGGCCTTCACGGCGCGCGTCCTCGCGTCCGGCATCGTCGCGCCCGGCGGCCTGCTCATGGCGCAGCACCCCATCCAGACGCACCTGCCCGAAACGGACGGCTACGACCTGGAACGCAAGGTGTACGGCAGCAACGCCCTCAGCCTCTACACCCGCCACGACGCGCCCGACCCCCAGAACCCGGAGGAGGACACCCCGCCCCCCGCCTGA
- a CDS encoding ferritin-like domain-containing protein translates to MSANNTKPSRRQFLGTAGLIGAGAVLASCAPATAATPAKANLDVAIANFALNLEYLEAAFYLAAVGRIAELPGGSAQVILPDGFDGKTAVPFKDAAVAAYAQEIAQDELNHVLFLRKVLGTAAVDRPVLDIGPAFAAAANAAAGATLTPAFNPYLNDLFFLHGAFIFEDVGVTAYKGAARLVTDDSANGILESAAGILAVEAYHAGEIRTLLYAQKDVVTPYGVTVEQLIQKISDLRGKVGGGKDQGLTVGGKANIVVADENSVAYSRSTAEVLAIVYLGGAGKGGFFPNGLNGALK, encoded by the coding sequence ATGAGCGCCAACAACACCAAACCGAGCCGTCGTCAGTTTCTCGGAACCGCTGGTCTGATCGGAGCGGGCGCCGTCCTCGCCTCCTGCGCCCCTGCCACCGCCGCCACGCCCGCCAAGGCCAACCTCGACGTCGCCATCGCGAACTTCGCGCTGAACCTCGAGTACCTGGAGGCCGCGTTCTACCTGGCCGCCGTGGGCCGCATCGCCGAACTGCCCGGCGGCAGCGCTCAGGTCATCCTGCCCGACGGCTTCGACGGCAAGACCGCCGTGCCCTTCAAGGACGCCGCCGTCGCCGCCTACGCCCAGGAGATCGCTCAGGACGAGCTGAACCACGTCCTCTTCCTGCGCAAGGTCCTCGGCACGGCCGCCGTTGACCGCCCCGTCCTCGACATCGGCCCGGCCTTCGCTGCCGCCGCCAACGCCGCCGCGGGCGCCACCCTGACCCCCGCCTTCAACCCCTACCTGAACGACCTGTTCTTCCTGCACGGCGCGTTCATCTTCGAGGACGTGGGCGTCACCGCCTACAAGGGCGCCGCCCGCCTCGTCACCGACGACAGCGCGAACGGCATCCTCGAGTCGGCCGCCGGGATCCTCGCGGTCGAGGCGTACCACGCCGGTGAGATCCGCACCCTCCTGTACGCCCAGAAGGACGTCGTCACGCCCTACGGCGTCACGGTCGAGCAGCTCATCCAGAAGATCAGCGACCTGCGCGGCAAGGTCGGCGGCGGCAAGGACCAGGGCCTCACCGTCGGCGGCAAGGCGAACATCGTCGTCGCGGACGAGAACAGCGTCGCGTACAGCCGCAGCACCGCCGAAGTCCTCGCCATCGTCTACCTGGGTGGCGCCGGCAAGGGCGGCTTCTTCCCCAACGGCCTGAACGGCGCGCTGAAGTAA
- a CDS encoding Sec-independent protein translocase subunit TatA/TatB → MPNLGFPEIMIILVVALLVFGPKKLPDLGRSLGNGIREFRKGTQGLKDELQGSLKDSDVPAPTVEPVTVTVRDAQA, encoded by the coding sequence ATGCCCAACCTCGGCTTTCCCGAAATCATGATCATTCTGGTGGTGGCGCTGCTGGTCTTCGGACCGAAGAAACTGCCGGACCTGGGCCGCAGCCTCGGCAACGGCATCCGCGAGTTCCGCAAGGGCACCCAGGGCCTCAAGGACGAACTGCAGGGCAGCCTCAAGGACAGTGACGTGCCCGCCCCCACCGTCGAGCCTGTCACCGTGACCGTGCGCGACGCGCAGGCCTGA